The window CAGTGGAAAGCGCAAAATCAATGCTTCCACATCGTTTTTAATGCCTAAAAGAAGATGAACAGCCATGTATTTTTTCTCCTGCCCGAAGTGACTTAATCATGAAATCGCATAACTGACGCATAACCAAGATTAAGTGACGGATTCCATTTTTTTGCTGAGCTGCTCACGTTTTCATCGCTTTAGTTGTGTGGAGATTTTGGCTTTTTATGTATGCAGACTATTTTGTTAGTAGCATTTTATGTCGAACATTACCAATTGGAACGGAGTATTGTTTGGTAAATGTTAATGGTATTACGTGAATAATAGGGATACTGTCAATAGTGGCTTTATGCATTAACTTAGAGCATTTTTCTGTTTTTATTGGTGCATAGCGCACAAAAGTGGTGTGTTATGAAAATGGTTAAATACTTGTTAATGCATTTTTATTCGCTAATAGTGCGTGTAAATAATGTTTTTCCGGCGAAATATACTTTAATTGTTGCTTTTTTGTGTAATTTTTGCCAAATTGTCTCCGCATTAAGATTTCAGAGTATTATTCTGAATTTGAACGGATTCATTCAGGTGATGAATGGCGCTTTTTTTGCGCGATTCGATACCACAGACAAGGCAGTAGAGGTCTGAAATGTCACTATTAGAGGTGAAAAACCTTCGTATTGAATATCCATCCCGTCACGGTGTCCATGCGGCCGTGAAATCGCTTTCTTTTCATATTGATCGTGGCGAAATTGTGGGTGTTGTTGGCGAATCAGGTGCGGGTAAATCCACCGTTGGTAACGCCGTTATTGATTTGCTTAGCCCTCCGGGTCGTGTTGCCAGTGGCGATGTGTACCTTGATGGCGAAAAAATATCTGGTTTAACACCAGAAGCGATGCGTAAGGTTCGCGGCTCTAAGATTGGCTTTATCTTCCAAGACCCAATGACCTCGCTTAACCCTCTGTTTACGGTTGAGCAGCAACTAAAAGAGACCATCCACGCCAATATGAAGGTGTCGGATGAAGAGGCGTATCAACGCGCGCTTTCTCTTATGCAGCAGGTTGGTATTCCTCAACCTGAAAACCGTCTTAAACAGTACCCGCACCAATTCTCTGGCGGTATGCGTCAGCGCGTGGTTATTGCTATCGCACTGGCTGGGGAGCCAGACCTGATCATTGCCGATGAGCCAACTACGGCACTCGACGTATCAATCCAAGACCAAATCCTAAACCTTATCCGTGAACTGTGTATCAAGAACAACGTAGGTTGTATGTTGGTGACGCACGACATGGGTGTGGTTTCAAACGTGACTGACCGTGTGGCAGTTATGTACCGCGGTGATTTAGTGGAGTTTGGTCCAACCGCTAAGGTGTTGGGCGATCCTGATCACCCATACACACGCAGCCTAATTTCAGCCGTTCCGCGCTCTGATGTAAAACTCGATCGCTTCCCGTTGGTCAGCTATATCGAAGAAGCGACAGAGCTACAAGAACTGGACATTAAGAACCACTGGCTAGGTCAAAGCCAAGATCAGCGTGAGTACACGGGCCCACTTTTGGACGTGAAGAACGTGAATCTGCGCTTTGTGACCAAAGATTCACTGTTTGAAAGCCGCCGTGAATACGTGCAGGCCTCGAACAATGTCAGCTTTGAAGTGCACGAAGGCGAGACGTTTGGCTTGGTGGGTGAATCTGGCTCAGGTAAATCGACCATCGCACGCGTGATTGCTGGCCTGTATGAACCAAACTCAGGGCAAGTCAGCTTTGAAGGCATTGACCTAACAGCGCTGAAATCAGAAAAAGAGCGTCGTCCACTGCGTCGTCAAATGCAGATGGTCTTCCAAAACCCGTACACGTCGATGAACCCGCGTATGAAGATTTTCGACATCATCGCGGAGCCAATTCGTTTCCATAAACTGACCAAGAATGAAGCGGAAACGCGTCAGATTGTGAATGACTTACTTGATCACGTCGGTTTGGGCAAAATGGCGGGCGTGAAATACCCTCATGAATTCTCCGGTGGTCAGCGTCAGCGTATTTCTATTGCGCGTGCACTGGCGACTCGTCCTCGACTACTGATTTGTGATGAACCGACATCAGCGTTGGATGTATCGGTACAGGCACAAATTCTGAACTTGCTAAAAGATCTGCAAAGTGAGCTCAACCTCACCATGCTGTTTATCAGCCACGACTTACCGGTTATTCGCCAAATGTGTGATCGAGTGGGTGTTATGCAGATGGGTACGCTACTGGAAGTGGCGCCAACTGAGCAGTTATTTACCGCTCCTCAGCATGAATACAGCAAGAAACTGATTTCTCTGATGCCTGAGTTCACAGGCTTGAGAGAAGAAATCAAAACGGCATAAACCAAGTTTTTCGCTTGGCTGACCATCAAGGTCAACAAACCTTAGTCATAACAAAGACGCAAACACAACAAGGGATTCGAATTCCCGCATGAAGGAGTTATGCAAATGAAAACCATGAAAAGCAAATTAGCAGTGGCGCTAATGGCAGCGGGCCTAAGCTTTAACGCATTGGCAGCAGATATCAAAGTTGGCTACGCAGCTGACCCAGTATCGCTAGACCCGCATGAGCAGCTATCAGGCGGTACACTGCAAATGTCACACATGGTATTTGATCCACTAGTTCGTTTCACACAAGACATGGACTTTGAACCTCGTCTAGCTGAAAGCTGGGAACGTGTGAACGATACAACGGTACGTTTCAAGCTACGCCAAGGTGTTAAGTTCCACTCTGGAAATGACATGACGGCGGACGACGTAGTATGGACTTTCGAACGTCTACAAAGCTCTCCAGATTTCAAAGCGATCTTCGACCCGTACGAAAAAATCGTGAAGGTTGACGACTACACAGTGGATCTCGTGACTAAAGGTCCTTACCCACTTGTGCTGCAAACAGCGACTTACATCTTCCCAATGGACAGCAAGTTCTACTCTGGTAAGACAGAAGACGGCAAAGACAAGTCTGAGCTAGTGAAGCACGGTAACTCATTTGCATCGACTAACGTATCTGGCACGGGGCCATTCATTGTGACTTCACGTGAACAGGGCGTAAAAGTGGAATTCGAACGCTTTAAAGATTACTGGGACAAAGAGTCGAAAGGTAACGTTGATAAGCTAACGCTTGTACCAATCAAAGAAGACGCGACTCGTGTAGCTGCACTACTTTCTGGCGGCGTTGACATGATTCACCCTGTTGCGCCAAACGATCACAAACGCGTGAAAGATGCAGACGGCATCGACCTAGTAACGCTACCAGGTACGCGTATCATCACGTTCCAACTAAACCAAAACAGCAACGAAGCACTGAAAGATGTTCGCGTTCGCCAAGCGATTGTTCACGCAATCAATAACGAAGGCATCGTGAAGAAAATCATGAAAGGCTTCGCAACGGCAGCTGGTCAACAAAGCCCTTCAGGTTACGTGGGTCACGATGACAAGTTGGTTCCTCGCTACGATCTGAAGAAAGCGAAAGCGCTGATGAAAGAAGCGGGCTACGAAGATGGCCTAACGCTAACGATGATCGCGCCAAACAACCGTTACGTGAACGATGCGAAAGTCGCGCAAGCGGCGGCGGCAATGCTGTCTAAGATCGGCATCAAGGTTGATCTGAAGACGATGCCAAAAGCGCAATACTGGCCAGAGTTCGACAAGTGTGCGGCAGACATGCTGATGATCGGTTGGCACTCAGATACGGAAGATTCAGCGAACTTCAACGAGTTCCTAACTATGACTCGTAACGAAGAAACGGGCCGTGGTCAGTACAACTGTGGTTACTACTCAAACCCAGAAATGGACAAAGTGGTTGAAGCAGCGAACGTAGAAACGGATCCAGCGAAACGTGCAGCAATGCTGAAAGGTGTAGAAGCAACGCTATACAACGACGCAGCATTCGTACCGCTACACTGGCAAAGTGAAGCGTGGGGCGCGAAGTCTAACGTGAAAGCGGCAGACATCGTTAACCCAATGGTAATGCCTTACTTCGGTGACCTAGTGGTTGAATAATCACGGTTAGTCGACCTTGAGGAGGGATGGATGTCCCTCCTCAACTTAAAGCACTCGACTCAGTTTTGTTTCAGTCGGACTGAGTTGGTTTTACAGACTGAATTTTCTCTCTGAATAGAGATCTATGGATAGTTAAGGGGCAAGGAATGTTTTCGTTTCTGGTCAAGCGCCTGTTTCAGGCACTGATAGTGATGTTTGTGATCAGTTTGGTGGCGTTTGCCATTCAGGATAACCTGGGTGACCCGCTGCGTGAGCTTGTAGGTCAGTCGGTTTCAGAATCGGAGCGCCAAGCGCTGCGTGACGAACTGGGCCTGAACGATCCCTTTATCACAAAGTACACTCGCTTTGTGGGCAATGCACTGCAAGGTGATTTAGGTACATCTTACTTCTTCAAGCGACCTGCGGTTGAGGTGATTCTCGATAAGCTGGTGGCTACGCTAGAGCTCGTGTTTGGTGCGACGCTCATCATTATTGTTTTTTCTATACTGCTTGGGGTGTATTCCGCGATCCATCCTAAGAGTATTTTTACGAAATTCGTCATGGCGATGAGTAGTGTCGGTATCTCGATTCCGGTGTTCTTAACCGCAATCATGCTGATGTATGTCTTCTCCATAGAACTCGGCTGGTTACCTTCCTACGGGCGGGGTGAGACCGCTAATGTGCTAGGTTGGGAATCTGGTTTCTTTACCATTGATGGTATCAAGCACCTTATCCTGCCGTGTATTGCGCTAGCGTCTATCATGCTGCCGTTGTTCATCCGTCTGGTACGTTCAGAAATGCTGGAAGTACTGAGCTCGGAATACATTAAGTTCGCCAAAGCAAAAGGCCTGAACTTACAAAAGATTTATTACCAACATGCACTTAAAAACACCATGCTACCTGTACTGACGGTTGGTGGTGTGCA is drawn from Vibrio campbellii CAIM 519 = NBRC 15631 = ATCC 25920 and contains these coding sequences:
- a CDS encoding ABC transporter ATP-binding protein — protein: MSLLEVKNLRIEYPSRHGVHAAVKSLSFHIDRGEIVGVVGESGAGKSTVGNAVIDLLSPPGRVASGDVYLDGEKISGLTPEAMRKVRGSKIGFIFQDPMTSLNPLFTVEQQLKETIHANMKVSDEEAYQRALSLMQQVGIPQPENRLKQYPHQFSGGMRQRVVIAIALAGEPDLIIADEPTTALDVSIQDQILNLIRELCIKNNVGCMLVTHDMGVVSNVTDRVAVMYRGDLVEFGPTAKVLGDPDHPYTRSLISAVPRSDVKLDRFPLVSYIEEATELQELDIKNHWLGQSQDQREYTGPLLDVKNVNLRFVTKDSLFESRREYVQASNNVSFEVHEGETFGLVGESGSGKSTIARVIAGLYEPNSGQVSFEGIDLTALKSEKERRPLRRQMQMVFQNPYTSMNPRMKIFDIIAEPIRFHKLTKNEAETRQIVNDLLDHVGLGKMAGVKYPHEFSGGQRQRISIARALATRPRLLICDEPTSALDVSVQAQILNLLKDLQSELNLTMLFISHDLPVIRQMCDRVGVMQMGTLLEVAPTEQLFTAPQHEYSKKLISLMPEFTGLREEIKTA
- a CDS encoding ABC transporter permease, with the protein product MFSFLVKRLFQALIVMFVISLVAFAIQDNLGDPLRELVGQSVSESERQALRDELGLNDPFITKYTRFVGNALQGDLGTSYFFKRPAVEVILDKLVATLELVFGATLIIIVFSILLGVYSAIHPKSIFTKFVMAMSSVGISIPVFLTAIMLMYVFSIELGWLPSYGRGETANVLGWESGFFTIDGIKHLILPCIALASIMLPLFIRLVRSEMLEVLSSEYIKFAKAKGLNLQKIYYQHALKNTMLPVLTVGGVQIGTMVAYTILTETVFQWPGTGFLFLEAINRVDTPLITAYVIFVGLIFVVTNTIVDLLYGIINPTVNLTGKGA
- a CDS encoding ABC transporter substrate-binding protein — protein: MKTMKSKLAVALMAAGLSFNALAADIKVGYAADPVSLDPHEQLSGGTLQMSHMVFDPLVRFTQDMDFEPRLAESWERVNDTTVRFKLRQGVKFHSGNDMTADDVVWTFERLQSSPDFKAIFDPYEKIVKVDDYTVDLVTKGPYPLVLQTATYIFPMDSKFYSGKTEDGKDKSELVKHGNSFASTNVSGTGPFIVTSREQGVKVEFERFKDYWDKESKGNVDKLTLVPIKEDATRVAALLSGGVDMIHPVAPNDHKRVKDADGIDLVTLPGTRIITFQLNQNSNEALKDVRVRQAIVHAINNEGIVKKIMKGFATAAGQQSPSGYVGHDDKLVPRYDLKKAKALMKEAGYEDGLTLTMIAPNNRYVNDAKVAQAAAAMLSKIGIKVDLKTMPKAQYWPEFDKCAADMLMIGWHSDTEDSANFNEFLTMTRNEETGRGQYNCGYYSNPEMDKVVEAANVETDPAKRAAMLKGVEATLYNDAAFVPLHWQSEAWGAKSNVKAADIVNPMVMPYFGDLVVE